In the genome of Lactuca sativa cultivar Salinas chromosome 3, Lsat_Salinas_v11, whole genome shotgun sequence, the window AGCTAACAATTGTTTACTGTTATAGAAGGCTGTAGAAAGGAAGAAGTATTGATTTAGTATCGTGAATATCATTATAAACGAAGATGTAAAAACATagataaaatacaataaaaaccCACTTTTTGCAGGAGCGTGGAAGGAAAAATAAAAATGGGTTTTGGCGgaatatgtcatatatatatatgtattgaatcCAAGTTGGTTTTGGAGGGACAAGATAAAAGTCATTTTTATAATATCCCTTAAATGTTGAATTTCAAAATTTAGTTAGGATAAATAATGTAGACCATTTTaggattattttttaaaatttaaaattaggaTAATGTTGAtggttaatttgaaaaaaaaaatagacttTACATTtattaccaaacaacccctacTACATATTGTTTATTATGTaagcattttactttgaaaagtgTAGAAATTAAGACATTGGGTTTTCATTTTCTTATTAAAAACACATTTCATTTGGAAAAGCCATGTACTTTATTCAATTATCTGTTTGTCATTGCAGGTAtgctatttttgtttttttttagaaTTGCATGTCAACATACTTTGTTACgaacaataaaaaaattattgttataaaatcTTGTTTGTGGAATAACAAACTCAGTGACTTAAGCCAAAGATTAAGGAGATTACctttaaacttaaaacaaattgacaaataatatatttgatcaacatagtttgttatttaaacttaaaacaaatttACAATAATAGACTTGGTCAACATAGTTTGTAACATAAGTTAAGGGCAAAATATATCAAAAGatgtaaaatttaaaattcataaaaagaaTTCAACATAATTATGAACTTGTCTCAAATAACACGACTACTATCACGTTATAattaaatgaaaacaaacataatcttcaaaatgaaaaCAACGTACTTGTTAAAGAAATCCTTAAGCAAATAATAAAAACTCAAAGAAAAATCGTCAATGATAAATGTCAAATAATCATAACTGCTAAATTTATTCGATTTTTTCCATTTTTGGAATCTTAAGGGTATGGGGAGCAACACCCGCTTTTGAGGAAGACCATTCAAACGATTCAGTGGTGGTAACAATCTTAATAGGGCGTTTTAGTGAAGTAGTTGTCGGTGTCACtgcatcaaaatcaacaacattaATATTGTCACATTCAACATAAACACTGTTTTCCTGTATCAAATTAATAAAACAATGTTAATTAACAACATTAATATTGTCACCGCATCAAGAATAAATGTTTATTAACAATGTTAAAATGCTAAATTATATGAATTTAATTTTACCTTAATAGACTTGTTGATAAGAGTACCATCAGAATGAATATTATTTTCTTCGTATGGAGGTGAATCTTTGAAAACTGCACCAACTACAAGTTCATCATTAGTCATCTTATGAACGGTGTAGACGTGATAATTGTTCTCGAGATTAAACTTTGAAATCTGAAATTTAAAAACAAACTTCTTATTAAGAATCGTATTGAACTCATCGGGGATCTTTTGACATCCTTGAtcctaaaaaatattttaataaaacatgtGAGTAGTTAATAAATCTcgattaaaataaaatacaataacaATATACAGTTAACTTGTCGTGAATACAAATTAGTAGAATAGTATAATATAACGCTACCTTTGATATCTTTTCCATCAACCAATGATTACCGCGCCGAATAAGATCTTTAACATGACggtcaaacaaaacaaaagaagtaGACCCAGTTTCATCTTGAACACGTATTACGACCCTTACCCTAAATATTATTGTATGACACGTTAATGGACAATGAAATAAAAATTGAAACATTGTAATAAAGATTCATGAGACAAGAAGTTTACAACTGTAAAATTATGAACTTACTTGCCGAATACATCAGAAACTCCTCCGCAACCATTAAAATTAAATGGTTCACCATCACTATCATCACTATTTTTAGTTACCTTTTTTGAACAGTCATGACAATAAAAAGAATACCATCCTTCCTCCAAATCGAAACCGATTATAGTCAAAATGATAGACAAACCAATTTCTTGGTTGGTaaaaatacataatatatatatatatatatatatatatatatatatatatatatacacacacacacacgcgcgCGCGCGCATTGAAAAAATTGTTATATATAATGGAAAAATATGAATAATATTAAGTATACCTCATTGTAATCTAGAATATCATCAATATTTTTGATTTGAAAACGAAGGTAGTAATCTTTTGGCTTGGCCACGAAAGTTTTTGTGTTAAGTTGTGTAGTATTAATGGAAGACTCAACATTCAAATCGATATCAACAATGCTACATGTAAGAAGGAAAAATGAAGaagatcaataataataataatcactgATTAAGAATAAGTAAAAATAAAACAGTAAATAATTATATCATAGTCATCAAATACATATGCCTTTTTAAATTCTGAAATATGATGCATATCATCATTAATATGCAATCTCAACCCAAATAAACAATTACCGACTTATGGCTGAACTATAAATAACAATTGAAGTAATAGATTATTtcatattataaataaaatattaatgtaATGAGCATATACATCTAAAAATAATTATTCTTACCACCCCAAGTCTTGAGCTTTGCCATACGTAGGAGGATGATCACATGAGCATTTTCATTTTGATGTTCAAATATGTAGCTGTTCAACTTCAATGCAAGACCATCCCACAAAGCAACTTACATTTTTCTACCACTATAATTGATTGTTTAGGTTATATGAATAAAATATTAAACATGataaattaatgaaaaataaaaaaaagtaccTCAGATATTGTGCGATAATACTCATTAGCCTTGTTTCCCTTGCATTCTCCTTAATCACTCTCATGGGTTCAGTAGATACAACTTGACCACTAAAATCTACAAAAATTAAATTTGAATcaattattataatataaattgGTTTTAAATATGTATAATATAATAAATGCAAAACTGTTAAGGAAAAAAACTCACCAAATGCAACACGAATGTCAAAAATTTTGGCTGTCAGATCATGAAAACTCACAAACTTAAAAGGACCGATCCTATCAACAAAATGAGTTGATACACGAATTGTTTTTGTTTTGTAGAAATTTATCATATGCTTGTGAGCAACCAACATGTAATCTCCTTCGTTTCTGGCCATACCAAAGTTAGTGATTTGCCTTACAGCTCCTTCTTCTAGGAGGGCTTGAAATGCATTTATGAGATTTGTTTTTGATTGTTGCATGTATTCTAGTGCCCCATAGGtgatatataatattattatatgaaataaaaataaaacataagtttttttcatattattttaATCGTACCTTATGATCCATTAAAATCACGTCCAAGCTGCTGaccatgtttgttttttttttttttttttgtctgttTCTAAATCATGACAACTTGAACACGAATATTACATGATTCTTTGGAGGCATCTATGTCAGCCAGCTTGTCAATGACGATTTCATTGTCACTGTTATGTGTCATTTCGCTTGTGCTATGAGAAATAGAACAGTATTTGAGATAATTATGAGATATAGTTAAAAAAGTAATTCAAACATTCACAAGGTTTTTGTTTAATATAAATATGATGTTGTTCAATTAACATATACATTCTTGGTTGACATACTTAAccatgaaaaatacaaaaataaacatTAATTGTATTTTGCAAAATAATAGTTGGTTGTAATTATGGAATAATGGAAGTAGGATGGTATTAAATCAAAACATACATAGTATGTTGATATATTTCACATAAAACAACAAAGCAAAAAAAAAGTATGAACACTTATCATATAGAAGGCTGTAGAAAGGAATAAATATTGATAAACAATGAAATACGTACCTTTTTGCCTTTGATTAACCAAGATAACAATTGTTTACTGCTATCAAAGGCTGTAGAAAGGAAAAAGTATTGATTTAGTATTGTGAATATCAATATAAACGAAGAGGTAAAAACAtagataaaacacaataaaaaccCACCTTTTGCAGGAGCGTGgaaggaaaaataaaaataaattttggcGAAATATGTCATATATATGTATTGAATCCAAGTTGGTTTTGGAGGGATAAGATAAAAGTCATTTTTATCTTATCCCTTAAATGTTGAATTTCAAAATATAGTTAGGATAGATAATGTAGAATATTTTaggattattttttaaaatttaaaattaggaTAATGTTGATGGTTAGTTAAGTTCCCGTCTTTGGTGACTCATTTTTCTATTTGAATATGAGAAATAGTTATGATAGACGAAAATAAATAGTGAATTATTTTGTTAGGATGACATCACCAAAAATATtaaggccccgtttgatagttgctgactgagaAAGTGCTGACTGGGAAAGGTCTGTCTGGGTAAGAAATCATGACTGAGTAAGAAATGTTATTGTTTGATTATACATCTGACTTAATGTGCTGAGTGatgaaaaatgactattttacccttctgttataTATACTGATGGATTAAGTtgctgaataattataaaaacacacatattgtcatacaaaatgtaaattacacacaaataaaaaatgtcatacaaaatgtaaattaaacataaatcatttaatatccaaataaaaacataatgaaatttaaaataacataataatttaaCGTAAAGTAGGTGAAAGTAGTTGATTTGCAATCTGATCACGCAAAACACACATATATTCAACGGCTTCTGTACCCATTCTATGCcttgtatgttttctctatcaatTCCCCCACCTTGGACGTCAGGAGTAACCATAGTGTCCTCCTCAAAATTTCTAAACAAGTCATCTTCTATattgtatttccttataaaattatggaccgcGACACAAGCAATGACTATGTCTCTTTGCACGGTAAAAGGATAAGGAGCCATTTGTTTTAAGATTGGGAATCTCGCCTTCAAAACACCATAAGCACGCTCAATAACatttctaagttgtgcatgaGCATAGTTGAACCTTTCTTCTCTAGTTAAAGGTTTGCCTCTTCGAaaatcggctaaccaatacctagtatTGCGGTATGGAGCCATAAACCCACGAGTGTTTGTATATGCGACATCACAAAGGTAATACTTCTCTGCAAATGAATGTGACACATATTATATAAAGAAGATAGATAATAAAAGTTATATAAATATTACAAACCCGGtggaggaaatggaaatccagaaGTCGAATtgaatgcaacttctttcaaaactcttGAATCATGTGCTATACCCTCCCATCCAGCCCAAACAAAGgtaaatatcatatcaaaatcgcAAATTCCTATAACATTTTGAAAACATTCTCCTTTTCCTCGTCCCCTATAACGAGTTTGTTGATCAACGGGTACAACCGCATGTACAAGAGTTCCATCTAATGCACCTATTGCTccggaaaaaatattttttaaccgTCTATGTCGTTCTGAGTTATGTCTTGTTTGGATTAGGAGTTGttggtactataatttcttttgcaaaacACATCATTGCAGTTAGGACCTcatgaaaacattgatgaatcgtTTGTGTGGAGTGATGAAATCTTCCCTTAACCGCGCGAAAACGTTCATTATGTCCTATAACATGTAAGAATATAGCCATTTTCTCTTCAATGCTTATTGTCCTGCTAGCTTGCAACCAATTTTTTTGGGTAAAATGGTTGCATAATAAAAAAAATGCCTCTTGTGTAAGACGCATCATATCGTAACATTGTGTAGGGTCTCCGTACATCAAATCTTGCGTATACGCATACCCGCTTGAATCGTTATCTCTAATTCTATGAATTCGTATTAGTCTGCGTCGGTTTGACCTCAACCAATAAAACACAAGTAAAAGAAAAGCTACAACTTCACCATCAGAAACCATACTTGACCTGTTACAAACAATTAGGTAACATGTTAAAGTAAAAAATAGGATCCAAAAGTGATATTCAATATCCAATAACATCCGAAAGTCATAAAACAAAAAACTAGTAAATACCAAAAGTCATATTTAACATCCAATAACAACCAAAAGTCATGCAAATAACATcatccaaagtaacatccaaagTGTCAAACATAGGATCCAAAAGTGATGCAACAAAAAACTAATAACCAAACTTTTCTACCCGCACCCATCAAAGGTAACCATACTTCCTACCCGCACCCATCACCCACGACTCACAACTAGTATGTGAAAGTCGTAACCAAACTTTTCTAACATCAGCACTTTCACCAAATAGAAAAAGAGCGGTCTTGTgtctttcatcttcttctccccATTCCATTTTGTTTAATTTCTCCATACACGCATCAACATCCTTATCCATTTCACTTTTTtcaattctttcatttttttccaCTAACGACCTTGCAAGCTTGACAATCTCCTCTTCAACTTCTAACGCCCTTGCATCTCTATTTTTTCCACCAACTCTTTTGTTTCCACCAACTTCCGTATTTTTTGAACGCCCCGAAGATTCTTCACTTGCACCTACGTGTTGTGTTGAGGTTTCCATTGGAacatcatcatcaaaatcatGGACACTAAACTCTTCTACAGGACGAGGGAGTGTAGAAGATGGCCCCCAACTTTGAAAGCCGGTTGAGGTCGACCCTTCAAATAGTTGGGTGCAAAGATCAGGAAACAGCAGGGGTTTAGTTTTCAATGACAACACGAACTTGTTCAGCTGTTTacaatttttatgaatattagtattttttataaaaataattataatagtatttgttataaaaatattacCTTCCCCTCTTCCTTCCATTGTTCATCCGTCaggttaaatttattttttatagggTCATATATATTGCCGGTTTTGTTTTTCAGTTTCACCCAAGCAACATACTTTGATTTGTAGTAGTCAAAGTGGTTTCTCATTTGCTTTTGATCAACCTCTTTACCGTGTTCGTTCATCAATTTTTCGCGTACTATCTTCCATGAACTAGCCTTAAGCCCAGAACCCTCACGACCATTAGTGGTTAGTTCATGGATACATGCGTCAAGAAAAGTTTTGTCCTCACTTTCATTCCAAACCAACAtcctaaaacattaatatttaaaGTAATTTATCATAAGTTTTATtaagataaacaaaaaaaaaaaatcagcttTTATAGCTTATAAACAACCAAGTTTGTACACAAACCAATATTGCCATCATAACTTTTATATTTCATagcttataaacaaaaaaaattatgatttttgatCACATATCTTATACACAACCAAGTTTCAGATTTCATAACATTATAACAACATGAATTTCTGATTTCATAACCAATTTAAGATTTCATAACATTAGACCAAGAACAAATTTTGATTTCAAAACCAATTTTTGATTTCTGATTTCACAAAAAGGGCAACAACTCAAAAAAATAATAGCAATCTTCTCATCATTTATTACGCATATAATGTTATGAATGAGTCATTTGATGCATCATCAACACTGTACACATGATTCTTTTTCAGTTGTTTCTATGCAATTTGATACAGGAAAGCTGCAACTTTGTGAACAACAATGGCATACAAGAAAGAAAAGTCTACCTgtaatttaatgtaatttgatACAGGTAATTTCATAGATTATACAATGAAAAAAAATCATGGTTTCATAATTTATACATacattatacataattaagatttaAGAGattatacatatttttttttttttctgatttcatACACTATACGATTTCAGAGATTATACAAGCAGGAGAAGATGTTATACCCTAGTATTTTCGGATTTCATAAACTATTTAAGAGATTTTCGGAATTTCCTTACCTGTTTTGAAGATTATAGATGGAGCAGATGGGGCGATTCTGGCAGGAGAAGGAGAAGACGGGCGGAGCTTGGATGGAAGGAGAGCAGCTTTCCGGCTGAAGGAAGATTTCCGGCTGAAGGAAGAAGACACCAGTTGAAGAAGTCGCTGATTGAAGAAGACGccgattgaagaagaagaagaatcgcTGCCGCTTTTCTTTTTAGGTCACGAAGGGAACAGGGGTAAGGAAGTCTTTTTTTCCAGTCAGATGCATAAACCAAGCTGACCTATTCAGTCGATTGACCCAGACCTGCTGACCGAAACAGCACATTTCAAACACCATCTGGCTGACCGAGTCAGCCAGGATCGCTGACTCAGACGGGTCAGACGTCTTTCAAACAGGCCCTAAGATAGATctaagattgaaataaaagaaaaaatacaaTGAATGGTTATCATAAGGTTTGTTTTAATAT includes:
- the LOC128132969 gene encoding uncharacterized protein LOC128132969 — encoded protein: MQQSKTNLINAFQALLEEGAVRQITNFGMARNEGDYMLVAHKHMINFYKTKTIRVSTHFVDRIGPFKFVSFHDLTAKIFDIRVAFDFSGQVVSTEPMRVIKENARETRLMSIIAQYLSIVDIDLNVESSINTTQLNTKTFVAKPKDYYLRFQIKNIDDILDYNEVTKNSDDSDGEPFNFNGCGGVSDVFGKVRVVIRVQDETGSTSFVLFDRHVKDLIRRGNHWLMEKISKDQGCQKIPDEFNTILNKKFVFKFQISKFNLENNYHVYTVHKMTNDELVVGAVFKDSPPYEENNIHSDGTLINKSIKENSVYVECDNINVVDFDAVTPTTTSLKRPIKIVTTTESFEWSSSKAGVAPHTLKIPKMEKIE